In the genome of Methanopyrus kandleri AV19, one region contains:
- a CDS encoding 30S ribosomal protein S24e, protein MLYRKEVKFVVRHEDSGTPQKSEVLRKLAAILDVDKEVVLIDRMESEFGKRETKGYAKIYKSMEHLEDIEPEHMVERHKKVLEELESESEESEESESEESEEEE, encoded by the coding sequence TTGCTGTACCGCAAAGAGGTGAAGTTCGTCGTACGCCACGAAGACAGTGGTACGCCCCAGAAGTCGGAGGTCCTTCGGAAGCTCGCGGCGATTCTCGACGTTGACAAGGAGGTAGTCCTGATCGACCGTATGGAGTCGGAGTTCGGAAAGCGTGAGACCAAAGGGTACGCGAAGATCTACAAGAGCATGGAGCATCTGGAGGACATCGAGCCCGAGCACATGGTCGAGCGACACAAGAAGGTGCTTGAAGAGCTGGAGTCCGAATCCGAGGAGTCCGAAGAGTCCGAGTCGGAGGAGTCGGAAGAAGAGGAGTAA
- a CDS encoding 30S ribosomal protein S27ae, whose amino-acid sequence MGVPRRAKLYEVKDGKVERKNPFCPRCGPGVFMADHGNRYACGRCGYTEFKDQPEPKKKK is encoded by the coding sequence ATGGGTGTGCCCAGGAGGGCTAAGCTGTACGAGGTTAAGGACGGTAAGGTGGAGCGCAAAAACCCGTTCTGCCCAAGATGCGGGCCCGGCGTATTCATGGCGGACCACGGGAACCGGTATGCGTGCGGTAGGTGTGGATACACCGAGTTCAAGGACCAGCCGGAGCCCAAGAAAAAGAAGTAA
- a CDS encoding KEOPS complex kinase/ATPase Bud32 — protein MHSRVPDRLRDVVEAGDVIALGAESLLVRHDWLGLLAVYKIRLPKPYRHPSLDERLRRLRTRREARALIRLPEMGVPTPTLYEVDLDLSLLITEYIPGRTLKQATESSFDPDHYRKLGKLVGRMHEHGFVHYDLTTSNILVSGDDLYIIDLGLSEDSDDPEDHAVDLRVFERCLESSHPEVKEEAWRAFLRGYREEREEATDTVLRALEDLKSRVRYI, from the coding sequence TTGCACTCGCGAGTTCCCGACCGACTGCGCGACGTAGTGGAAGCCGGTGACGTCATCGCCCTCGGCGCCGAGTCGCTCCTGGTTCGACACGACTGGCTCGGGCTCCTCGCCGTCTACAAGATCCGTCTTCCCAAACCCTACCGTCACCCGTCCTTGGACGAGCGCCTCCGTCGCCTCAGGACTCGACGAGAAGCCCGAGCACTGATCAGATTACCCGAGATGGGTGTGCCGACTCCTACCCTGTACGAGGTCGACTTGGATCTTAGCCTGCTGATCACCGAGTACATTCCCGGGAGAACCCTCAAGCAGGCCACCGAGAGTTCCTTCGATCCGGACCATTACCGGAAGTTGGGTAAGCTCGTCGGGCGGATGCACGAGCACGGATTCGTCCACTACGATTTGACCACATCGAACATCCTCGTGTCCGGTGACGACCTCTACATCATCGACTTGGGACTGAGCGAGGACTCCGACGACCCCGAAGACCACGCCGTCGACCTGCGCGTGTTCGAACGGTGTCTCGAGAGCTCCCACCCCGAGGTTAAGGAGGAGGCGTGGAGAGCCTTCCTACGAGGCTACAGGGAAGAGAGGGAAGAAGCCACCGACACGGTGCTCCGGGCCTTGGAGGACCTCAAGTCCAGGGTCCGGTACATCTAA